The Flexivirga aerilata sequence CTCGCCGGCGTGTTCACCGTCGACCAGGCGGCGCTCGGCCTCGGCGGGGTCGGCGCGGTGGCCTGTGCGGTCGGGGCGCTGCGGCTGCTGCCGCTGCGGGACTACTAGCCCCGGTGTCCCGGCGGCCGGTCAGCGCGGGGTGAGCTCGACGATCGGGATCGTGCGGTCGGTCCGGCGCTGATAGGCGGTGTAGCGGTCGGCGTTGACCTTGTTGACGATGTCCCACCGGCGGGCGTAGTCGGGGTCGTCGGGCAGGGTCGCGCGGGCGTGCACCGGGATCCGCCGGCGGCCGACCTGCAGCTCGACCTCGGGGTCGGCCTTGAGGTTGGCGAGCCAGCCGGGAGCCCTGCGGGATCCGCCGTTGGAGGCGACCACCAGGTATGCCGCGCCGTCACGCCCATACGTGAGCGCGTTGGTGCGGGCCTTGCCGGTCTTGGCGCCGGTGGTGCGCAGCAGCAGCGTCGGGTTGCCGAAGAGCAGCTTGTGGCCGAGGGCGCCCCCGGACTTCTCGTAGATCCACTGGTGTGCCTGCAGCACCTTGCGGCCGATCTGCTCCACGCGCGAAGAAGCCATGACCGCACCGTAGGTGCCAACTACATCTGTAGCAAGGGGTCCGGTAGCAGCGGACGTTCCCCACCGTCAGGTGCTGACCAGTGCGCTCCGCGCCAGAGCGCATCGGTCACCGTGTGCAGCACGCCCTCGACATCGAGCCCGCAGGCGCGCAGCAGCTCGTCGCGCTCGCCGACCGGGAGGAAGTCCACCGGCAGCCCGAGTGGTATGACGCGAGTCCCGAGCCCGGCACGGTGTGCGGCGACCGACAGCGCCGCACCGAGCCCGCCGCCGATCGCGTTGTCCTCCAGGGTGATCACCAGGTCGTGCTCGGACACCAGGCTCATCAGGTCGGCGGTGATCGGGTGGGTCCAGCGCGGATCGAC is a genomic window containing:
- a CDS encoding nitroreductase family deazaflavin-dependent oxidoreductase, whose protein sequence is MASSRVEQIGRKVLQAHQWIYEKSGGALGHKLLFGNPTLLLRTTGAKTGKARTNALTYGRDGAAYLVVASNGGSRRAPGWLANLKADPEVELQVGRRRIPVHARATLPDDPDYARRWDIVNKVNADRYTAYQRRTDRTIPIVELTPR